The Ziziphus jujuba cultivar Dongzao chromosome 3, ASM3175591v1 region AGCTATGAAAATCACAATCTTTTAAGTTGACAATTCAATAGGGAATTAATTTCCTAAAGTTTGGACTCAAAAGTCATGCATCTATACCAAATAGGGACTGTTGCACATCAGCTAACTTTGCTTCATAGGTTCCACTGTGTTTAAACTAATTATGCAGTACAATGTTTATAGCAAGGGGACTTTTCTCTCAACTAAGGCTAACATACACAGGTCTGGAGGAATATTTGATTTATGCATGTATATCGTCTGGATGGCACATTTGAAGATACATAAGAGTCGAATGACATAAAGCTCAGCTAAATAtctttcatcaattaaattagaGTAATCATATATGTTTTAGTAAAATGAATGTTTGAGATTATAATTGCTACAGCACTAGCTTTGGATGGCATATCCATAATGCAAATGCCAGCAAACCATCATCTAACTCGTGAAAGTTTCTAGAGCACTCTAAATACACAAACATGAGAAGTTAGAACTACAAAGAATAAAGAAGAAATAACCGCACCTACAAATCCATTCCGAAAAAATCCCAACATAAGGAAGGACATGGAAATACTCAACAACTGGAGTAACTGTCCATCTGCCAAAACTCTTTCTTATCAAAGGACCCTGCAAGCTAAAAATGTTGCACGGACATAACATCGAAGCATCAGGAATACCACAGAGAATAGCAGCTACATGAAAAATCACATAATCATAATGCACTTCATCAATACTTTTATAGAAGGATGAATTCAAGTAGTGAAAGCATCATATATGTTGCTTCCTCCAATAGTACAACTGATATTATGGCATGTCAAACTTTCAGTCAATGGATGAAAAGATAATTCTGTAAAACAAACAAGTGCCTGATCGTATTCATCTTTTACCAAAGTGCTTTTGGTCTTTATTAAAACATATCTATCATCTACAACTTAAAGGAGAATTACCAGTTAAAATACAAATGATTTGACTTCCCAACGTAATTGCATTGaattaacaataaaaggaaACTGAATAGCTTCCACCATCTTATGCTACAACCACTTTCACAATGATGCACAAAAAGAATATTTACACCTAAAAGCAAAGGAAATAACACAAACAAACATAGAAAAGTAGTTTAGAAgcctcaaaaataaaataaaataaaataaaagacaaaaacaaaacaaaacaaagtaacaaaaacaaaagacaaaagcCATCACAAATCGAAGTGCAATTGGCCAACAGCTTTGAGTTTTCGAATTTGAGTTAATCAAATATTGTTGCTTCTAGCTTTTCAACCAAACTACAATGAAAAGAGAATCAAATATGGCTATTCAGCATTGAATAAGTTGTGTGTTTTGTTGGCTTAAACACAAATTCAGGTTGATGATAATATGGTAACAGAGTCCAGCGTGTCTTTCTTGTCTTGTGTTGAAATCCAAGTAAACCTCATTCTAGTGATTATGGCTCATTTTCAAGACACGATTGGCATCTGCTTCCTATAAGTCTAATTTTCGGAATTGAAGGTATCTAGCAAGAGAAACTAACATCTTTATCAGTTACTCTCAACTAACCATTCTAAAGTGTAACCAATCATGTCATGCTTcaggaaaaatcaaattatcacAAAGTAATAACTGACCATATATCACCAAGTAATAATTGGTATCCACCCACGACATTCATGCCATACTTAAGGAAATCCAAATACTTAGCATCTTTGCGGGCCTCTACAAATAAAGCTTTCaaagattttccttttttctttgattgttctagattggaaaattttcatggGGTGGCTGATTTGTTCATAAATTGTATTATTGTCCTAATGTTACCATTTTGTTTTTCTGCTCTATTTTGAGGATTGCTTATCCCTCTATTTTACACTTTGTCAATATTTCCTATCAATAAAAGATCATTTTATATttgacaattaaaaaaaataaaataaaataaaataatgacctTCACTATTCAAGATTTTGAAAAAAGGCAAATACACTGAACTCCTGGAGATTATGAATATTAAGCCAAAAAGTGTATTCAATCAAGGTACACATGCTAGACTAAGGAGATACTAGAAGTTCATAGCTTCTggtagtttaaattttattgaatcTAACAACATTTgcaaggagaagaaaaagaaactatgggaaaaaaatgaaagcttaaATTAGAATCAAATGGAAATATATttgatcaaagaaaaaaattcaggAATTTCTTGCAGTTGCCTAACACAGGCTATTGATAATGTAAAAGCCCAACAACCAATTTCACTCTGACTGTTCAATATATCATTCAGACTTCTGAAATATACTTCAGAAGgagagataaaaaaataaaaataaaaataaaaataaataaaaggatttaGAACAAACTAAAGTAACTAGTTCAGTCTGAAATATACCTCCTGCATCCCTGACTCCTGAGTTAGTAAACTAAATTTGTATATAACCAAACAAAATGCTCAACAGATGCTTATATTGAATACTGACATTCATTTGGTGTCTAGAGAAGGAAAAACAAACAACGGAATATAATCTACATTGTCTTGCACCAAACAAAGCCTACCCATTGCAATTAAACGATCAAAAACCTGTGCCATATAAAATACTCTTCTCTACcagttaaaaagagaaaaagtaataaataaaaagaaagatgagAAGGCTGTGCCCAGAACTAAACCTGTCGATAGCATCTTTAATGGGAACTTGGTTGACATCCTTATTGACTGATTCAGTGCACATCATAATGTAAAAGCGGGTAGCTGTCTTTTCTTTACTCACAGAATACACAAGATGGTTTTCCAAAGCCAAAAGGTCGCTCTGACTAATACCTATATCACATATGAGAATCAATAATGTATCAACAGTGTTTTTGGCAAGTCTTTGGCAAGTCAGAAACAAAAGAAAGCAAGAAGAAAGAGCATTCCTAAGGGACtccttattttaaaaatcatatttttcaaattagagACCATCTTCAAAGGATAAAGAGTGATATTTTAGAAGGCCCTCCAACAATACTCTTTATCTATGTTCTTCACTttgcttttttcaaaaaacatttACAATTCTACACCATTAAATAAAGTTTcttttctctatatatatatatatattcctataATATACAGTGATAGTGCCCTTGGGACTTGTGCAACATCAATAAAAATAGTATCAAATACAAATAGAGAATGGATTTGGCTTTCTACAATTGAAGAGCCAAACCAACTCTTTATATTAAAAGGTCAAAATAAAGTGGATTGGAGCTTTTTTTAAGGGTTGGCCCTCTAAAATAAAGAGCATTAGATACAAAAATGTCAATAGAAATAGTATCAATCAATAAAAATAGTATCAAATACAAATAGAGAATGGATTTGGCTTTCTACAACTGAAGAGCCAAACCAACTCTTTATATTAAAAGGTCAAAATAACGTGGATTGGAGCTTTTTTTAAGGGTTGGCCCTCTAAAATAAAGAGCATTAGACAGATAAAAGGTCCCTCGGGGATGCTCTAAAAATTGAAATGTGCAACAAATCCAGAAAATATGATCTTCAAATATGATGAGTGAGCAGCCTAGTCAACATGCAGGTAGAGCTATTAAAACTTTTATAGTATATGGTAACTTGACAAACACAGAGAACTTACAAAAGgactttatttaaataaataataaatagcagGGCTCCTCATTATGTCAGGCATGTTGTGCCAAAAACATTTACatctaaacaaaataataataataataataataataataataataataataatattattattattattattatgtcgtGGTAATAAGAAATAGAATATTATTACTTGTCTGAGATGAGATTAGAAACATAATATATGCAAAATCTAAGCCCTAAATAAAGAGCATTCTAGGCTTAAAAACTTTTTGTCAGATGCCAAGTCATTGAAATTACCCATCCACCACCACCCAACAGAagtgaaggggaaaaaaatatatatatatacatctatacatatataacttaaaattaaattaaattaaaagaaaaaacctccAAATAATCTAGAAAagccattaaatttattttttcatttgcttTTTCATCAACCTTATAGCTTATCAACATGAGTTtcgcaattaaatataaacatttaGAGATCACTGCTTCCAGTTGTTGCACATTTCACtttctataattaatttttctatattgttACATGTAACCACCTTTTTAGACAATATATTTGGGATGCTTCGGTATAGTTAATATCAAAATAAGCTGGTAACATATAAGGAGGCACTGCTGCAAAAACACAATGATGTTCATCAGCATGAAATTTTATGCAAGGAATATAGCGTACCTGTTGCCTCCTTAACAGCTAAATATGCAAGTTGCTGTAAAGCAGCTTCATTAATCTTCGATTCAACTCTTAAATTTCTGATCATgactcttctttttttatctgaATTCTTTGCTTCCACTGTACCTTCTGAACTTTGGCTCAAGACATCCACGTCTTTCTGAAACACTGACCATACCCCCTGGGTGATGGAACTGAACAATAAAAAgcagttttctttctttgagtCGATTAAAAGAACAGCAACTTTGGAAATTGGCCACCCCTCAATGTATGGAACTTCTCTTGAAGCATCTAGACTTTTAGATACATTGCAGGCATCCACGATCATTTTCTCTGTTATCGAGAATTTTTTGTCCAGGTCCTCTAACTCAATATCATTGGATCCTTGCATAAATGTCAAATGTGCCAACAAGGCTGGTCTAAGAACCACAGCCAACTTGCAAAATGACTCAAAACCCAAAAATTCTAGCTTAGGGTATTGTTTCCTGTGGTAGTAGTTATATAGTAATACGACAGCATACACCTAACAGAaacaaatttcataaaataaaaaataaaaaaataaaaaaaggcagtTATGAAGGTGAACAATTATGATTTCAAGAGTTAAGAGCATGCACAATGCAAGCCTGTGCAAAACAGCGTGAACTTGTAACTCAGCACTCCAAACTACCTAAAAGAATGTTTAAGTAGCATTTATTGATGTGTTGTAAAgagaataaaattgaaaaaattataataaaataacattatttACATAGGAGATGGAACCTTTTTAGACATGTACTTTGAGCACTCCACACTTCATTCAATAAACTTTAAGTGAAAAAGTTTTGAGCAGTGACACCATTATTAGACCGGTTGCATTTAAAATTTGCTAAGACCTgagtttaatgaattttttgaatgttttataataattctttttgaaaatatttcctttcttttttaaatgcCTTCCCAAAGCTCCAGCAGCAACACAATTAGTGCTTGGTCCAATGTCTAAAAAAGTGAAACCAATTCCAGAATGTTATTGATAATTAGCTGATAACTCAATCAGTTAGGGTGTTGCAGATTTTCAAGGTGACATTTATTTGAATGTAGGCTTTTACTAAATTAACATAATTTGATCTTTAAAACTTTAAACAGACATGATACATACAATATATAATTCTCTATGGATCAATAATTTCATTAAGATAGTACAAGCATATGCTACTAAACTCATGCTTGTCAGAACTATTTGAGATCAACTACTTTTGTTGTTCATACAGAGATATAGTTTTGTTGCTATTTTTCCAAATACAGAAATTCATAATACTTTTGGAAGTACCACATTTGTCATCCATAATGTTAGAAAGCTTGAGACAGGGTTAGAATACAATATTTGAATCGCTTCAGAGTGAAGCATGTTTAGAAATCAAAACCTACACCAATGCTATTTCTTTAAAACTAACccgtaaattaaaaatatcatacCACTGATAATTGTTTATCAGGTATCTAAAATATCGCTTAACCAAGTTCGTTTCATGGTTCAAAATAATTATCTAATACGTCAATGCAGACTAGCAGATAATGCCTACTTGTCAAGTTTAAcacaattttcaaataatatgaaAGTTTAACAAAGAGTATGTGGGTAAAGCACTGATAACATAAACCTTTCCAACCTATACCCATGATGCCAAACACAAACAATTAGAACTACTATACACATTAGCAAAGAATTCAACGACACAACTAGAAACCAACTTTGAGAAAGGCAGCTGCCCATACGAGGCATTctcaatattttaatatctaattatggaaattaaaagaaaaaataaaattggagttttctatgtaaaaattaaaacaatcaaaATGATGAGAAAATGGGTAAGAGAATTGGccaatggaaaaatattaaagagATTAAATGTAAGAGAAACACCTGTTTTGCAATTGATTGCTGCTGAGATTGCGATGGGGTTTCCCGCAATAAAGATTTTACCGGAAGCAGTGGATCAACCAGGTATTCCAATAATGCCTCTATAGCATCCTCAGTCGGACATACGTCTGCCATTGCTCTGGTATATGAAAACATTTAGAACCCCACttgccccttttttttcttttttcatttttttttttttttaactccacAAAAAAAGCAATGGACAAAGAACCcaaatgcatatacatatatataaagatgatttacaaaaataattcaTTCGTGGCACATATGTACAATTATGTAGAAGCAAAAATCAAAAACGTCAGTTCCATTGCAGAGAAACTTACATATTCCAttttccatgaaaaaaaaaaaaaaaaatcatataattctCAGGAGTCCTGGGTTAcatatttcattttctattaaaaaaaattataacaaaaaaaaattcatataattcTCCGGAGTAAGGAGGACAATGCAgaaaacataatattaaaaaatatatataaataaataaccaaagcAAAGAAGAAAACTTAGGAACTGAAGCTCAAATAACTCACTTAGCAAAATACACATCACTCACATAATATACACGTAAAATGTACAAAAACCCAAACCCAAGCCCtataaataagttaaataaacaaggaaaattttgggTTTTATGATTAAggcaaaacaatataaaaaagaaaaactactgCAACATAAAAAGCCAAAAACAAaacgtaccaaaaaaaaaaaaatgataataataaaaccgAGGATAATGCCTGTAAATCAGCAAAAATGCATAGTGTTGTGCAGACctgaggagagagagagacgaaaGTTGTGAATTGATCAGTCAGGCAAAGAAAgtctgtttttttttgtttttttttttttttgtaattttcattttccAACGCGCGCCAAGTGTCTCTCCTTCACTACTCCCAACttgacaatttctttttttttttttttttgcttcaaggcaatttcttttgtctttttctttttttctacccagaaaaaaaaattaaaaaattaaaaaaaaataaactatccttaagcattttaatttttttaaaatcatttaaaatttagcataatttgcccaaaaaaagttaataaatttatttataaaaattgtttttatttgcatatgaaattaatattaaattattctataatttccaataatattaaaacaaaattttaatacatattaacacataaaataaaggtagaaatgataatttaaattcaGTTTGATGCATAGGTAGGATAGTCTCTTCATAATTCAACTTAAAAAACACACTTTTTCTAAGTATCatcaagtttccttttcatgatttttgttatattagatTATCTTAACAT contains the following coding sequences:
- the LOC107422026 gene encoding uncharacterized protein LOC107422026 isoform X5, whose product is MADVCPTEDAIEALLEYLVDPLLPVKSLLRETPSQSQQQSIAKQVYAVVLLYNYYHRKQYPKLEFLGFESFCKLAVVLRPALLAHLTFMQGSNDIELEDLDKKFSITEKMIVDACNVSKSLDASREVPYIEGWPISKVAVLLIDSKKENCFLLFSSITQGVWSVFQKDVDVLSQSSEGTVEAKNSDKKRRVMIRNLRVESKINEAALQQLAYLAVKEATGISQSDLLALENHLVYSVSKEKTATRFYIMMCTESVNKDVNQVPIKDAIDSLQGPLIRKSFGRWTVTPVVEYFHVLPYVGIFSEWICRQEHLNIFQDSRVGNILEWPEDPCKTEIHKSRKRSHVNDDTGGGLGSKISGVDSESSTLKGTYGVCKIGLPHALSEPHIFQNGKKCNHSSNITEADDHANVLPPFHAGSDVNSSASHVDVKQFETMDSTIRSTTTMCRAMKASHGDNVSGYISSDQDGIGARSPATYHSKSKDLEKLQITLTSKENKLSQTALKVLISRRDILSLQLRHLEDEIAQCDKKIQTILNGKRRATLQG
- the LOC107422026 gene encoding uncharacterized protein LOC107422026 isoform X4; its protein translation is MADVCPTEDAIEALLEYLVDPLLPVKSLLRETPSQSQQQSIAKQVYAVVLLYNYYHRKQYPKLEFLGFESFCKLAVVLRPALLAHLTFMQGSNDIELEDLDKKFSITEKMIVDACNVSKSLDASREVPYIEGWPISKVAVLLIDSKKENCFLLFSSITQGVWSVFQKDVDVLSQSSEGTVEAKNSDKKRRVMIRNLRVESKINEAALQQLAYLAVKEATGISQSDLLALENHLVYSVSKEKTATRFYIMMCTESVNKDVNQVPIKDAIDSLQGPLIRKSFGRWTVTPVVEYFHVLPYVGIFSEWICRQEHLNIFQDSRVGNILEWPEDPCKTEIHKSRKRSHVNDDTGGGLGSKISGVDSESSTLKGTYGVCKIGLPHALSEPHIFQNGKKCNHSSNITEADDHANVLPPFHAGSDVNSSASHVDVKQFETMDSTIRSTTTMCRAMKASHGDNVSGYISSDQDGIGARSPATYHSKSKDLEKLQITLTSKENKLSQTALKVLISRRDILSLQLRHLEDEIAQCDKKIQTILNERLRMLGKQLGGAILTSLIFLKFMN